In one Oceanibaculum indicum P24 genomic region, the following are encoded:
- a CDS encoding MFS transporter yields the protein MTPPTDAALPTPLRWLVLFGVWVVYCCFGLTIAGLAPLIGPITRDLGISNTAMGGVLGIWQLVYIGAAIPCGALLDRMGARWALLLGAMIIAASGYLRGMAEGATLLYLAVALFGIGGPIVSAGAPKVIARWFAGSERGFAMGIYITGPNIGGIIAFSLTNSVLMPAFGDDWRAVLWLWATISVAGGLLWLMIASLPTIRARDDAEEAAARKDGQGGGVAELLRIPAVPIILVMSVGIFTYNHGLNNWLPELLRVSGMTPAEAGYWAAVPTLIGILGSLVIPRLATPARRLPILAGLFVAAFLSCLLIGTVWQPSLMAGLVLQGIARSSLMTIAILILVETPGIGTRRAGAASGLFFAAAEVGGAGGPFALGMLYDMTGGFQAGLTLLAGLSAAMLICVGLLYRLSRRQVA from the coding sequence ATGACGCCACCGACCGATGCCGCCTTGCCGACGCCGCTCCGCTGGCTTGTGCTGTTCGGCGTGTGGGTCGTCTATTGCTGTTTCGGCCTCACCATCGCCGGCCTCGCGCCGCTGATCGGGCCGATCACCCGCGATCTTGGCATCAGCAACACGGCGATGGGCGGCGTGCTGGGCATCTGGCAGCTGGTCTATATCGGTGCCGCGATTCCCTGCGGCGCGTTACTAGATCGCATGGGCGCGCGCTGGGCGCTGCTGCTGGGGGCGATGATCATCGCGGCCTCGGGCTATCTGCGCGGCATGGCGGAAGGTGCGACGCTGCTTTATCTGGCGGTAGCGCTGTTCGGCATCGGCGGGCCCATCGTCTCCGCCGGCGCGCCGAAGGTGATCGCGCGCTGGTTCGCAGGCTCGGAGCGCGGATTTGCGATGGGCATCTACATCACCGGGCCGAATATTGGCGGCATCATCGCCTTTTCGCTGACCAATTCCGTGCTGATGCCGGCCTTCGGCGACGACTGGCGCGCCGTGCTGTGGCTGTGGGCGACGATCTCGGTGGCGGGCGGGCTACTGTGGCTGATGATCGCCAGCCTGCCGACGATCCGCGCCCGCGACGATGCGGAGGAGGCTGCGGCGCGCAAGGACGGGCAGGGCGGCGGCGTGGCCGAACTGCTACGCATCCCGGCGGTACCTATCATCCTGGTCATGAGCGTGGGCATCTTCACCTACAATCACGGCCTCAATAACTGGCTGCCGGAGCTGCTGCGCGTGTCGGGCATGACACCGGCCGAGGCCGGCTACTGGGCAGCGGTGCCGACGCTGATCGGTATCCTGGGATCGCTGGTCATCCCGCGCCTCGCTACCCCGGCGCGACGGCTGCCGATCCTGGCCGGCCTGTTCGTCGCCGCCTTCCTGTCCTGCCTGCTGATCGGTACGGTGTGGCAGCCCAGCCTGATGGCCGGCCTGGTGCTGCAGGGCATTGCGCGCTCCTCCCTCATGACCATCGCCATCCTGATCCTGGTGGAGACGCCGGGCATCGGCACCAGGCGGGCCGGGGCGGCCAGCGGCCTGTTCTTCGCCGCCGCCGAGGTGGGCGGGGCAGGTGGTCCCTTCGCTTTGGGCATGCTGTACGACATGACCGGCGGCTTTCAGGCCGGCCTTACCCTGCTGGCGGGCCTTTCCGCCGCGATGCTGATCTGCGTCGGGCTGCTGTACCGGCTGTCCAGGCGGCAGGTCGCCTAG
- a CDS encoding NAD(P)H-binding protein: MVPASPTDPSAQTRSPRPRRVLVLGATGTIGRATVRALVDRGHEVVCFIRPRAGSGGVPGADEIAGILPGASLRYGDVTDASSIARDGFRGEAFDALVSCLASRTGRARDAWKIDHQAHADALAAAKQAGVAHMVLLSAICVQKPLLAFQHAKLAFEHELIHSGLTYSIVRPTAFFKSLSGQVGRVKRGKPFLIFGDGTLTACKPISDGDLGRYLAGCLDDEERWNRILPIGGPGDAITPRQQGEMLFAQLGREPRFRQVPLALLWGIRWILAALGRVSPKMADKAELASIGLYYARESMLVLNPETGMYDADATPSTGTETLAGHYARLIRGEARDDRGDHAVF; this comes from the coding sequence ATGGTCCCAGCATCGCCGACTGATCCTTCCGCGCAAACGCGATCTCCGCGTCCGCGCCGCGTGCTGGTGCTGGGCGCAACCGGAACCATCGGCCGGGCGACGGTACGCGCGCTCGTTGACCGGGGGCATGAGGTGGTCTGTTTCATCCGCCCCCGTGCTGGGTCGGGAGGCGTGCCGGGCGCTGACGAAATCGCGGGGATTCTGCCGGGCGCCAGCCTGCGCTATGGCGATGTAACGGATGCCAGTTCGATTGCGCGCGACGGCTTCCGCGGCGAGGCGTTCGATGCGCTGGTCTCCTGTCTTGCCTCGCGCACCGGCAGGGCCCGCGACGCCTGGAAGATCGATCATCAGGCCCATGCCGATGCCCTGGCAGCCGCGAAACAGGCGGGTGTTGCGCATATGGTGCTGCTGTCGGCGATCTGCGTGCAGAAACCGCTTCTGGCCTTTCAGCACGCCAAGCTTGCTTTCGAGCACGAACTGATCCACTCCGGCCTGACCTATTCCATCGTGCGGCCCACCGCCTTCTTCAAGTCGCTGTCCGGGCAGGTCGGGCGCGTCAAGCGCGGCAAGCCTTTCCTCATCTTCGGCGATGGCACTCTTACCGCCTGCAAGCCGATCAGCGATGGCGATCTTGGGCGTTATCTAGCTGGCTGCCTGGACGATGAAGAGCGCTGGAACCGCATCCTGCCGATTGGCGGGCCAGGGGATGCGATTACGCCCCGCCAGCAGGGCGAGATGCTGTTCGCCCAGCTGGGCCGCGAACCCCGATTCCGGCAGGTGCCGCTGGCGCTGCTCTGGGGCATCCGCTGGATTCTGGCCGCACTGGGCCGCGTCAGTCCGAAAATGGCGGACAAGGCGGAACTCGCCAGCATCGGTCTCTACTATGCCCGCGAATCGATGCTGGTCCTGAACCCTGAGACCGGAATGTATGACGCGGACGCCACCCCCTCCACCGGAACCGAGACGCTGGCCGGGCACTATGCCCGCCTGATCCGCGGCGAGGCCAGGGACGACAGGGGCGATCACGCGGTGTTCTGA
- a CDS encoding pyridoxamine 5'-phosphate oxidase family protein has protein sequence MPIIATVEELNALYGEASEASLVKEVDRITPDYRRFIEASPFVALATSGPEGLDCSPRGDKAGFVRIADEKTLLMPDRRGNNRVDSLANIVRDPRVALLFLIPGSGTTLRVNGTAQLSTDPDLLESFAVEEKAPRSVIVMKVERVYFQCARAIVRSELWNPERHVDPKSLPTPGRILANLSDETVGGDAYDREWPERARKSMW, from the coding sequence ATGCCGATCATCGCCACTGTCGAGGAATTGAACGCGCTGTATGGCGAGGCATCCGAGGCATCGCTGGTGAAGGAGGTGGACCGGATCACGCCGGATTACCGCCGCTTCATCGAGGCCTCGCCCTTCGTGGCGCTGGCGACATCAGGGCCGGAGGGGCTGGACTGCTCCCCGCGCGGCGACAAGGCAGGTTTCGTCAGGATAGCCGATGAGAAAACCCTGCTGATGCCGGACCGGCGCGGCAACAACCGCGTCGATTCGCTGGCCAATATCGTGCGCGACCCGCGTGTGGCGCTGCTGTTCCTGATCCCCGGTTCCGGCACCACGCTGCGGGTGAACGGAACTGCGCAGCTCTCAACCGATCCGGACTTGCTGGAAAGCTTCGCGGTGGAGGAGAAGGCGCCGCGCAGCGTCATCGTCATGAAGGTGGAGCGCGTCTATTTCCAGTGCGCCCGCGCCATTGTGCGGTCCGAGCTGTGGAACCCGGAGCGCCATGTCGATCCGAAGAGCCTGCCGACACCGGGGCGTATCCTCGCCAATCTGTCTGACGAGACGGTCGGCGGCGATGCCTATGACCGGGAATGGCCGGAGCGCGCCCGCAAGAGCATGTGGTAG
- a CDS encoding alpha/beta fold hydrolase: MFDGFREGTARLGEAEVYYRTGGSGPPLLLLHGYPQTHHAWHKVAPALAKRFTLVLPDLRGYGRSRGPAPDEARDPDHLAYSKRVMAADMVVLMEGLGHKRFALAGHDRGGRVGYRLCLDHPERVTKFAALDIIPTLENWERMNADNAIATYHWPFLAVPAPVPERLIGSDPDFYFSHLLERWAVYRDRLDPAAVREYLRQFHDPYVIAATCEDYRAGAGIDRRQDAEDRAAGRKIACPVLVLWARGYLGPKASSPADIWRGWANEVSEVALDCGHFVVEEEPEQAASALLDFFS, encoded by the coding sequence ATGTTCGACGGCTTCAGGGAAGGCACGGCCCGTCTCGGCGAGGCGGAGGTCTATTACCGCACCGGCGGCAGCGGACCGCCCTTGCTGTTGCTGCACGGCTATCCGCAGACCCATCACGCCTGGCACAAGGTGGCCCCGGCGCTGGCCAAGCGCTTCACGCTGGTGCTGCCGGATCTGCGCGGCTATGGCCGCAGCCGGGGACCGGCGCCGGATGAGGCGCGCGATCCCGATCACCTGGCCTATTCCAAGCGCGTCATGGCCGCCGACATGGTGGTGCTGATGGAGGGCCTTGGCCATAAGCGTTTCGCGCTGGCGGGCCATGACCGGGGCGGGCGCGTCGGCTACCGGCTGTGCCTCGACCATCCGGAGCGGGTGACCAAGTTCGCCGCGCTCGACATCATCCCGACCCTAGAGAACTGGGAGCGGATGAATGCCGACAATGCCATTGCCACCTATCACTGGCCGTTCCTGGCCGTCCCGGCGCCGGTGCCGGAAAGGCTGATTGGCAGCGATCCCGATTTCTATTTCAGCCATCTGCTGGAACGCTGGGCGGTCTATCGCGACCGGCTGGACCCGGCGGCGGTGCGGGAATATCTGCGGCAGTTCCACGATCCCTACGTCATTGCCGCCACCTGCGAGGATTACCGTGCCGGGGCCGGCATCGACCGTCGCCAGGATGCGGAGGACCGCGCCGCCGGGCGGAAGATCGCCTGCCCGGTGCTGGTGCTGTGGGCGCGTGGCTATCTGGGGCCGAAGGCGTCCTCCCCGGCGGATATCTGGCGCGGCTGGGCCAATGAAGTGTCCGAGGTGGCGCTGGATTGCGGGCATTTCGTTGTCGAGGAGGAGCCGGAGCAGGCAGCATCCGCGCTGCTGGATTTCTTCAGCTGA
- a CDS encoding methyl-accepting chemotaxis protein has product MFAKGIRIANLLTGLFAVLLVFLLTFCIREMVSAVSQQRQAGQVLIQANAAGDVFDALQNTRLERGPVTSALKADAVASNGLLETITKVRGISGPATEAVIKACGEIDCGPDASVQKLTAALDKLKALRTEVDPGLRGPLSNRRAGLADEWQKNATVMVNLLESISNHLGTEMRLAGPISAELIAIKDAAYLTRDAVGLERVVVGDAIDAGSVKPAQQARMLVWRGQAQAGWSQLEMLVSRDGVDPRVAAAFAKAKTIYIDTLIPARDKIDAALAAGTASPVSKAEWGKISIAALDDMVGVATTALSALSDYAANRNANAQMMLTLNTGLLLLALAIGVAGLMIVRGRVTRPMAGITAAMLRVSEGDLDGEIPYKDRKDEIGDLAGTLVVFRDNAEAKRRMEAATAEEQRKREERQRAIEAMLMKFDSSISGVLGGVAAAATELERTATSMTDVAQVASDQAQATSTAAQQTSANVQTVAAATDEMSSSTAEIARQVEQSTKVARQASHEAEQTSSIVENLANSAKRIGEVVGLINDIAEQTNLLALNATIEAARAGEAGKGFAVVASEVKNLASQTAKATEDIVEQINAMQSATGSTVEAIASIAAVIAQVNEISATISAAVEEQNATTAEIARNVQEAASATEGVTDSIEKVSGAAEQTGAAGAEVLSAAQELSEKSEQMRREIETFLADIRAA; this is encoded by the coding sequence ATGTTCGCCAAGGGCATTCGTATTGCCAACCTGCTGACCGGCCTGTTCGCCGTTCTGCTGGTCTTCCTTCTCACCTTCTGTATCCGCGAGATGGTCTCGGCCGTCTCTCAGCAGCGTCAGGCCGGTCAGGTCCTGATCCAGGCCAATGCGGCCGGTGACGTGTTCGACGCGCTGCAGAATACCCGGCTGGAGCGCGGTCCCGTGACCAGCGCGCTGAAGGCTGATGCTGTGGCCTCCAACGGTCTGCTGGAGACGATCACCAAGGTGCGCGGCATCTCCGGCCCGGCGACCGAGGCCGTTATCAAGGCCTGCGGCGAGATCGATTGCGGTCCCGATGCCTCGGTGCAGAAGCTGACGGCGGCCCTCGACAAGCTGAAGGCACTGCGTACCGAGGTCGATCCCGGCCTGCGTGGTCCGCTGTCCAATCGCCGTGCCGGCCTTGCCGATGAATGGCAGAAGAACGCCACGGTCATGGTGAACCTTCTGGAATCCATCTCGAATCATCTTGGCACCGAAATGCGCCTGGCTGGCCCGATCAGCGCCGAGCTGATCGCCATCAAGGACGCCGCCTACCTGACCCGCGATGCGGTTGGGCTGGAGCGCGTCGTGGTCGGCGACGCCATCGATGCCGGCAGTGTGAAGCCTGCCCAGCAGGCCCGGATGCTGGTCTGGCGTGGCCAGGCCCAGGCGGGCTGGAGCCAGCTGGAGATGCTGGTGTCGCGCGATGGCGTTGACCCCAGGGTCGCGGCTGCCTTCGCCAAGGCAAAGACCATCTACATCGATACGCTGATCCCGGCGCGCGACAAGATCGACGCGGCGCTTGCCGCCGGTACCGCTTCGCCGGTGTCCAAGGCGGAATGGGGCAAGATCAGCATTGCGGCGCTGGACGACATGGTCGGCGTTGCCACCACCGCGCTTTCCGCCTTGTCGGACTATGCGGCGAACCGCAACGCGAATGCCCAGATGATGTTGACGCTGAACACCGGCCTGCTGCTGCTGGCGCTGGCCATCGGTGTCGCCGGCCTGATGATCGTGCGGGGCCGTGTCACCCGGCCCATGGCTGGCATCACGGCCGCCATGCTGCGTGTCTCCGAGGGCGATCTCGATGGTGAGATTCCCTACAAGGACCGCAAGGACGAGATCGGCGATCTGGCCGGTACGCTGGTCGTGTTCCGCGACAATGCGGAGGCCAAGCGGCGCATGGAAGCCGCCACCGCCGAGGAGCAGCGCAAGCGCGAGGAGCGCCAGCGCGCCATCGAGGCGATGCTGATGAAGTTCGACAGCAGCATCTCCGGTGTGCTGGGCGGTGTCGCCGCCGCGGCCACGGAGCTGGAGCGCACCGCCACCAGCATGACCGATGTCGCCCAGGTCGCCAGCGACCAGGCGCAGGCCACCTCGACGGCGGCGCAGCAGACCTCGGCCAATGTGCAGACCGTGGCGGCGGCGACCGACGAGATGTCTAGCTCGACCGCCGAGATTGCCCGTCAGGTCGAGCAGAGCACCAAGGTTGCCCGTCAGGCCTCGCATGAGGCGGAGCAGACCAGCAGCATCGTCGAGAATCTCGCCAATTCGGCGAAGCGCATCGGCGAGGTTGTCGGCCTGATTAACGACATCGCGGAGCAGACCAATCTGCTGGCACTGAACGCCACCATCGAGGCGGCCCGCGCTGGTGAAGCCGGCAAGGGCTTCGCCGTGGTGGCCTCGGAGGTGAAGAACCTCGCCAGCCAGACCGCCAAGGCGACCGAGGACATCGTCGAGCAGATCAACGCCATGCAGTCGGCCACCGGCTCGACGGTGGAGGCGATCGCGTCCATCGCCGCGGTCATCGCTCAGGTGAACGAGATTTCCGCCACCATCTCGGCCGCGGTCGAGGAGCAGAACGCGACCACGGCGGAGATCGCACGCAATGTGCAGGAAGCCGCCTCGGCGACCGAAGGCGTGACCGACAGCATCGAGAAGGTCAGCGGCGCCGCCGAGCAGACCGGTGCCGCCGGTGCGGAGGTGCTGAGCGCGGCGCAGGAGCTTTCGGAAAAGTCGGAGCAGATGCGCCGCGAGATCGAAACCTTCCTGGCCGATATCCGCGCAGCCTGA